One window from the genome of Candidatus Eisenbacteria bacterium encodes:
- a CDS encoding flagellar basal body-associated FliL family protein has translation MADEKQAAAAQGGAPQPGDAVTKPDDSGTWKINKFKFIFLLVTVSVFAGMVYASSTFTQSVVVPQASVWLAEKRLAEAEATVGTVGVPPIGTIHVIEDLVINPAGSAGMRYVCVSVGLESANPAVLEQMQLRDPQIKDRLIRIFGSKTVPELVDVTSREKIRAEIRTSVEEILPPEGLDAVYFVNFVLQ, from the coding sequence GTGGCTGACGAAAAGCAGGCCGCAGCGGCTCAGGGAGGGGCGCCCCAGCCCGGGGATGCCGTGACGAAGCCGGACGATTCCGGCACCTGGAAGATCAACAAGTTCAAGTTCATCTTCCTCCTCGTCACCGTCTCCGTGTTCGCGGGGATGGTTTACGCCTCGTCCACGTTCACCCAATCGGTCGTGGTGCCGCAGGCATCGGTCTGGCTCGCGGAAAAGCGGCTGGCCGAGGCCGAGGCTACGGTGGGGACCGTCGGCGTTCCCCCGATCGGCACCATTCACGTCATCGAGGATCTGGTGATCAACCCCGCCGGTTCGGCGGGCATGCGTTACGTCTGCGTCAGCGTCGGCTTGGAGTCCGCGAACCCGGCCGTGCTGGAGCAGATGCAACTGCGCGATCCCCAGATCAAGGACCGTTTGATCCGCATCTTCGGTTCCAAGACGGTTCCGGAATTGGTGGACGTGACGTCCCGGGAGAAAATCCGGGCCGAGATCCGGACGAGTGTCGAGGAGATCCTTCCGCCGGAAGGGCTCGATGCCGTCTATTTCGTGAATTTCGTTCTCCAGTAA
- a CDS encoding FliA/WhiG family RNA polymerase sigma factor, which translates to MGPSTLANPYHEARVVEREERILEFLPMVQQIARTFACRLPNRVETADLLSAGNLGLIRAVDEFDPSRGVELRIYVAQCVRRSILDYLRAQDPLPYSTRYKIRQIDESILYLEKILKRGPSEREVAEELGFTEADVSNLMAQAASLTLFSLNESQDGCREQERDETRDVLSAIERQEIREILSRLIRELPRQERLVLMFYYYEDLKMKEIGELLEITESRVSQIHARAVALLRAHMRRLTE; encoded by the coding sequence ATGGGACCATCGACGCTGGCCAATCCGTATCACGAAGCACGCGTGGTCGAGCGGGAGGAGCGCATCCTCGAGTTCCTGCCGATGGTTCAGCAGATCGCGCGGACCTTCGCGTGTCGCCTGCCGAACCGGGTGGAAACGGCGGATCTCTTGAGTGCCGGGAACCTCGGCTTGATCCGCGCCGTCGACGAATTCGACCCGAGCCGGGGCGTGGAGCTGCGGATCTACGTCGCTCAGTGCGTCCGCCGCTCGATCCTGGATTACCTGCGTGCCCAGGACCCGCTCCCCTATTCCACGCGCTATAAGATCCGCCAGATCGACGAATCCATTCTCTACCTCGAGAAGATCCTCAAGCGGGGACCCAGCGAGCGGGAGGTGGCCGAGGAATTGGGCTTCACCGAGGCGGACGTCTCCAATCTGATGGCGCAGGCCGCTTCCCTCACGCTCTTCTCGCTGAACGAGTCGCAGGACGGTTGTCGCGAACAGGAACGGGACGAGACGAGGGACGTGCTTTCCGCGATCGAACGGCAGGAAATCCGCGAAATCCTCTCCCGCCTGATCCGGGAACTGCCGCGCCAAGAACGTCTCGTTCTGATGTTCTACTATTATGAAGATCTGAAGATGAAGGAGATCGGTGAGCTGTTGGAGATCACCGAATCCCGGGTTTCCCAGATCCACGCCCGGG
- a CDS encoding FliM/FliN family flagellar motor switch protein, producing the protein MTTIENRSEPRDVRLYDFRRPQRLTGLIRERFGETQNALAAVIGRALSDELNREVPVAFQEATEDPAGAILAEAANPAWALRAGAETEGVLCGVEAPLAQAFVEMSLGGPGALRPVDRPPTAIELSLLERIALRLGEALFQGNAPEGNSSATVLYLDGEARAEHAKGAGVIGVFDVTFGEESGALRFFYPYESLTSLFHMNLSAVETVADGKAERMTREHVGAVPIGLRVRLHPTPVRISDIMALRVGDVLSLDRPITDPVEIRIGDRLAYYGHPGRVDDRIGVQIARNA; encoded by the coding sequence ATGACGACCATCGAGAACCGAAGCGAACCGCGGGATGTCCGTCTCTACGATTTCCGTCGCCCCCAACGGCTGACCGGCCTGATCCGCGAGCGGTTCGGGGAGACGCAGAACGCTCTCGCCGCGGTGATCGGCCGCGCTCTGTCGGACGAGCTGAACCGGGAAGTCCCGGTGGCGTTCCAGGAGGCGACGGAAGATCCCGCCGGCGCGATTCTCGCCGAAGCGGCGAACCCGGCCTGGGCTTTGCGGGCCGGCGCCGAGACGGAAGGCGTTCTCTGCGGCGTGGAAGCGCCTCTCGCGCAGGCTTTCGTGGAGATGTCGCTGGGCGGGCCGGGAGCGCTCCGTCCGGTGGATCGCCCGCCGACGGCGATCGAGCTCTCCCTGCTCGAGAGGATCGCTCTTCGACTGGGAGAGGCGCTTTTCCAGGGGAACGCCCCGGAGGGGAACTCCTCCGCGACGGTTCTCTATCTGGACGGCGAGGCGCGGGCGGAGCACGCGAAAGGCGCCGGCGTGATCGGCGTCTTCGACGTCACGTTCGGCGAGGAGAGCGGGGCGCTTCGCTTTTTCTATCCCTATGAGAGTCTCACCTCTCTCTTCCACATGAACCTGAGCGCCGTCGAGACCGTCGCCGACGGCAAGGCGGAGCGGATGACCCGCGAGCACGTGGGCGCCGTTCCCATCGGACTCCGTGTGCGGCTTCATCCCACACCGGTCCGGATCAGCGACATCATGGCGCTGCGCGTCGGCGACGTGCTCTCGCTGGACCGGCCCATCACCGATCCGGTGGAGATCCGGATCGGCGACCGGCTCGCGTACTACGGGCACCCCGGCCGGGTGGACGACCGAATCGGCGTACAGATCGCGCGGAACGCGTGA
- the fliP gene encoding flagellar type III secretion system pore protein FliP (The bacterial flagellar biogenesis protein FliP forms a type III secretion system (T3SS)-type pore required for flagellar assembly.) — MLIAAAALLLLWAGVAHAIPEISLHVGNEGDAEGLPLTLKIILLMTVLSLAPAFAVLVTCFTRIVVVFSFLKHAIGQQQMPPNQILIGLALFLTVFVMAPVWQEVNEKALTPLSAGEIDEGEAWNRALKPVRAFMFHHTREKDLGLFLGIAGLPEVKSRDDAPTYLVIPAFVVSELTTAFQIGFLLFIPFLIIDMVVASVLMSMGMMMLPPIMISMPFKILLFVLVDGWYLIIQSLVSSFG; from the coding sequence ATGCTGATCGCGGCGGCGGCGCTTCTTCTCCTTTGGGCCGGCGTCGCCCATGCGATTCCGGAAATCTCCCTTCATGTGGGGAACGAGGGGGACGCGGAAGGGTTGCCGCTCACGCTGAAGATCATCCTTCTGATGACGGTCCTCTCCCTGGCGCCCGCCTTCGCGGTGCTGGTCACCTGTTTCACCCGGATCGTGGTGGTCTTCTCCTTCTTGAAGCACGCCATCGGACAGCAGCAAATGCCGCCGAACCAGATCCTGATCGGGCTGGCGCTTTTCCTCACCGTGTTCGTGATGGCGCCGGTCTGGCAAGAGGTGAACGAGAAGGCGCTCACCCCGCTCTCCGCGGGGGAGATCGATGAGGGGGAGGCGTGGAACCGCGCCCTGAAGCCGGTGCGGGCGTTCATGTTCCACCACACACGCGAGAAAGACCTGGGACTGTTCCTGGGTATCGCGGGGCTCCCGGAGGTGAAGTCGCGGGATGACGCGCCCACCTATCTGGTGATCCCCGCCTTCGTCGTCAGCGAGCTGACCACGGCGTTTCAGATCGGGTTTCTTCTGTTCATCCCGTTCCTGATCATCGACATGGTGGTCGCGAGCGTTCTCATGTCCATGGGCATGATGATGCTCCCGCCCATCATGATCTCCATGCCGTTCAAGATCCTGCTCTTCGTGCTGGTGGACGGTTGGTATTTGATCATTCAATCTTTGGTTTCCAGCTTCGGCTAG
- a CDS encoding flagellar biosynthetic protein FliO: MIPTMRRGRKLATVLFPLLCLAAVLVGWSALHSADAPDATIADGSGSVEGEGLAGGRSSYPGLLFRVVLALGLIVLLIFGAVWALRVFGGRAGIPAAGKVKVLDRCYLAPKRALYTVRMGARTVVVGVTETAITPVMELSSEEGERLYPNPPEGIEAAEGFPAILRGVAAKMGRGRA; encoded by the coding sequence ATGATTCCGACCATGCGCCGCGGGAGAAAGCTCGCAACGGTTCTCTTCCCGCTTCTTTGCCTGGCGGCCGTGCTCGTCGGATGGAGCGCGCTCCACAGCGCCGACGCCCCCGACGCGACCATCGCCGACGGCTCCGGCTCAGTGGAAGGCGAGGGGCTGGCCGGCGGGCGTTCCTCCTATCCGGGGCTCCTCTTCCGCGTGGTGTTGGCGCTCGGCCTGATCGTCCTGCTCATTTTCGGGGCGGTCTGGGCGCTTCGCGTCTTCGGCGGCCGCGCGGGCATTCCGGCGGCGGGAAAGGTGAAGGTGCTCGATCGCTGCTACCTCGCACCCAAGAGGGCGCTCTACACGGTACGGATGGGCGCCCGGACGGTCGTGGTGGGGGTCACCGAAACGGCGATCACGCCGGTCATGGAACTCTCCTCGGAAGAGGGGGAGCGGCTCTACCCGAATCCGCCGGAGGGAATCGAGGCGGCGGAGGGTTTTCCGGCGATCCTGCGCGGCGTGGCCGCCAAGATGGGACGGGGGCGGGCATGA
- the fliQ gene encoding flagellar biosynthesis protein FliQ: MSEQMLIGLGREALWTALQVAGPMLFCGLVAGLAMSVLQAVTQIQEASLSFIPKILGVSVALLIFMPWMIQKLMRFTTTLFGDFQSFIR; this comes from the coding sequence ATGAGCGAACAGATGTTGATCGGGCTCGGACGGGAGGCGCTCTGGACGGCGCTCCAGGTGGCGGGGCCCATGCTTTTCTGCGGGCTCGTGGCGGGACTGGCGATGAGCGTGCTCCAAGCGGTGACGCAGATCCAGGAGGCGTCGCTCAGCTTCATTCCCAAGATTCTCGGCGTGTCGGTGGCGCTTCTGATCTTCATGCCCTGGATGATTCAAAAGCTGATGCGGTTCACCACCACGTTATTCGGGGACTTTCAGTCTTTCATACGGTAA
- the fliN gene encoding flagellar motor switch protein FliN has product MSENLNETNQAVEDQEAAAPAESPPEATAETPSPEAGEASEGEARAESAAGDDASAAADDASAAGEGVAAEIGAEMESEPQADSGADSGEGEEVRRAEFSPLKGGAGAAISDNLDLVLGVTVPVTIELGGAEMFFRDIMAIGPGSVVRLDRPIGEPVDLLVNGELVGRGEVVVVDDRYGLRVTELCHPVSEKKEAK; this is encoded by the coding sequence TTGAGCGAGAACCTGAACGAGACGAATCAGGCGGTGGAGGATCAGGAGGCCGCCGCTCCCGCCGAGAGCCCGCCCGAGGCGACGGCGGAGACCCCCTCTCCGGAGGCCGGCGAGGCTTCGGAGGGTGAGGCGCGCGCGGAGAGCGCCGCGGGCGACGACGCTTCCGCCGCCGCGGACGACGCTTCCGCGGCGGGTGAGGGAGTGGCCGCGGAAATCGGAGCGGAGATGGAGTCGGAGCCTCAGGCGGATTCGGGCGCGGATTCGGGCGAAGGCGAAGAGGTCCGGCGCGCGGAGTTCTCCCCACTCAAGGGAGGCGCCGGCGCCGCGATCAGCGACAACCTGGATCTGGTTCTGGGGGTCACCGTGCCGGTCACCATCGAGCTGGGGGGGGCGGAGATGTTCTTCCGGGACATCATGGCGATCGGTCCGGGATCGGTGGTCCGGCTCGACCGGCCCATCGGCGAGCCGGTGGACCTGCTCGTCAACGGCGAGTTGGTGGGGCGCGGCGAAGTGGTGGTCGTAGACGACCGCTACGGTCTTCGCGTGACCGAGTTGTGCCATCCGGTAAGCGAGAAGAAGGAAGCGAAATGA
- the fliR gene encoding flagellar biosynthetic protein FliR has product MDGLDKLIGQIPAFLLTGVRVTGLLYLNPVFGRRSVPAVHFIWMTLLLSFLLFPLARPEGITGTISLDLVPLMAKELAVGMLMGFTVLLFLESAKYAGRIAGVHIGFGMASVMDPVTGEQGTLVDQLQGMMVLILFLALGGHRMILVALGASFRLIPLGAACFPTNALDGMVRLFCQVIVLGVQIASPVLASVFLAEAAIGILSRSVPQMNIFTVGLPLRIVLGGLVLIATMPVFINLMRGAIQTIPAELQGLILQLAP; this is encoded by the coding sequence ATGGACGGACTGGACAAACTGATCGGGCAGATTCCGGCGTTTCTGTTGACCGGCGTCCGCGTGACGGGGCTTCTCTACCTGAACCCCGTCTTCGGGCGCCGCTCGGTGCCGGCGGTGCATTTCATCTGGATGACCCTGCTCCTCTCCTTCCTCCTCTTCCCCCTCGCCCGGCCCGAAGGGATCACGGGAACGATCAGCCTCGACCTCGTGCCTCTCATGGCCAAGGAGCTGGCGGTGGGGATGCTGATGGGATTCACGGTGCTCCTCTTTTTGGAATCGGCGAAGTACGCCGGACGGATCGCGGGGGTGCACATCGGTTTCGGGATGGCCAGCGTGATGGATCCGGTCACCGGCGAGCAGGGGACTCTGGTGGATCAACTCCAGGGAATGATGGTTCTGATCCTTTTCCTCGCTCTCGGCGGGCACCGGATGATCCTGGTCGCGTTGGGCGCGAGCTTCCGGCTCATCCCGCTCGGCGCTGCCTGTTTCCCGACGAACGCGCTGGACGGCATGGTCCGCCTCTTCTGCCAGGTGATCGTTCTCGGCGTGCAGATCGCGAGCCCGGTGCTCGCCAGCGTGTTTCTCGCCGAGGCGGCCATCGGAATCCTGTCCCGGAGCGTGCCGCAGATGAACATCTTCACCGTCGGCCTGCCGCTCCGGATCGTGCTGGGCGGCTTGGTGCTGATCGCGACCATGCCGGTCTTCATCAATCTGATGCGCGGCGCCATTCAGACCATACCCGCGGAACTTCAAGGACTGATTTTGCAGCTCGCGCCGTAG
- the flhB gene encoding flagellar biosynthesis protein FlhB encodes MSSQGGERTEQPTHRKKQRAKSKGQVVKSQELKTALMTISAAAAIKFLGPAMKELLVQRFEICFSGLADVTITPASTPDLMFSYMKWGAALIAPIVSVLVVTGIGVNILTQGGLVFSSESIRFNPGALNPVRGAARLFGSRVWFKLGVDMVKVVLIGLVCWSVLRNAVAFFINNADVGLARALGNAGGFTLDLFFKSSLVLLLLGAADFSFQRRKHNKDLMMTKQEVKDESKESEGDPLIKGRIRSAQKDLLRRRMMQAVPEADVVLTNPTHIAVALKYDPEKMGAPRVVAKGQRLIAERIKAIARAAGVPVVEDKPLARALFKMAEVGQEIPVELYRAVAEVLSYVYRVKGKKVPVGKA; translated from the coding sequence GTGTCGAGCCAGGGTGGTGAGAGGACAGAACAACCTACTCATCGAAAAAAGCAGCGGGCGAAGAGCAAAGGCCAGGTCGTCAAGAGCCAGGAGCTGAAGACGGCGCTGATGACGATCTCGGCCGCCGCGGCGATCAAGTTTCTCGGCCCGGCGATGAAGGAGCTGCTGGTGCAGCGGTTCGAGATCTGCTTTTCCGGTCTCGCCGACGTGACCATCACCCCCGCGTCGACGCCGGATCTGATGTTCTCCTATATGAAGTGGGGGGCGGCGTTGATCGCCCCCATCGTGAGCGTGCTCGTGGTGACCGGCATCGGCGTGAACATCCTCACCCAGGGGGGACTGGTCTTCAGCTCCGAATCGATCCGCTTCAACCCGGGGGCGCTGAATCCGGTGCGCGGCGCGGCACGCCTTTTCGGGTCCCGGGTCTGGTTCAAGCTGGGCGTGGACATGGTCAAGGTGGTGCTGATCGGATTGGTCTGTTGGTCCGTGCTCCGCAACGCCGTCGCCTTTTTCATCAACAACGCCGATGTGGGGCTTGCCCGCGCGCTCGGCAACGCGGGCGGTTTCACCCTGGATCTGTTCTTCAAGTCGAGCTTGGTCCTTCTCCTGCTCGGGGCCGCCGATTTCAGCTTTCAGAGGCGCAAGCACAACAAGGATCTGATGATGACCAAGCAGGAGGTGAAGGATGAATCGAAGGAGTCCGAAGGGGACCCGCTGATCAAGGGGCGGATCCGATCGGCGCAGAAGGATCTGCTCCGTCGCCGGATGATGCAGGCGGTGCCGGAGGCGGACGTGGTTCTCACCAACCCGACGCACATCGCCGTCGCCCTCAAGTACGACCCCGAAAAGATGGGCGCGCCCCGGGTGGTCGCCAAGGGGCAGCGCCTCATCGCCGAGAGGATCAAGGCGATCGCCCGCGCGGCGGGCGTGCCGGTGGTGGAGGACAAACCTCTGGCGCGCGCTCTCTTCAAAATGGCCGAGGTGGGGCAAGAGATCCCCGTCGAGCTCTACCGGGCGGTGGCGGAGGTTCTCAGCTACGTGTACCGGGTCAAGGGGAAGAAAGTCCCCGTCGGGAAAGCCTAA
- a CDS encoding flagellar hook-basal body complex protein — MSGFFWSAVTGVKGHLFSMSVIGNNVANVNTNAFKSSRTTFQEALVQTQRPASAARGNYGGSNAMQVGLGMEVASIDSIREQGMLRSTGNVTDLAIDGEGYFVLSDGESQYFTRAGNFSFDADGYLTASGSGLKVQGWLANESGQIPTGAPLENMRLPFGEKTHARSTTEVKFECNLDALASNSLAELDDAGTTGITSVSGTAVNGAGGSHAITFTGANATASTAAGTAGLALTGTEELGALGVTDASSFELTIDGSDSFQILGLTTDSTVNDLIAAINNSGAGVTAELDTGEVRLTRVYHGIGTLYNIESNTAVAGDIANIVLGVAAGSTFTANSGTNSTLEATDVFTPTDHAAMTASSLALTYDEETGLATGISNLAGGGVTISAEDGFAAGTATIDTAATEHLTSILVYDTLGMEHTLNMTFTRSAMENTWYWDASFDGNETVSAGSTGMVQFNSDGSYRNMTFDDDTGYLRLEPGTGAEGIQIEFWAGTANRLDGITQFSSPFTTKASGQDGYGMGNLNTISIDASGKITGLFTNGTLRDMGQVVLAKFNNPDGLNRVGGSLYQVSPNSGHIITGAAGTTIGASINSKSLEMSNVDLSEEFVQMITAQRGFQANSRVITSGDEILQELINIKR, encoded by the coding sequence GTGTCTGGATTCTTTTGGAGCGCGGTTACGGGTGTGAAGGGTCATCTCTTCAGCATGAGCGTGATCGGAAACAACGTGGCCAATGTGAATACCAACGCCTTTAAGTCGAGCCGGACCACCTTCCAGGAGGCTCTGGTGCAGACCCAGCGGCCGGCGTCGGCCGCGCGCGGCAACTACGGCGGTTCGAACGCCATGCAGGTCGGACTGGGAATGGAAGTGGCCAGCATCGACTCCATCCGCGAGCAGGGAATGCTCCGGTCGACCGGCAACGTGACCGACCTGGCCATCGACGGCGAGGGATACTTCGTGCTGAGCGACGGCGAGTCGCAGTACTTCACCCGAGCGGGCAACTTCAGCTTCGACGCCGACGGCTATCTCACCGCCTCGGGGAGCGGGCTGAAGGTGCAGGGTTGGCTGGCCAATGAAAGCGGCCAGATCCCGACCGGCGCGCCTCTCGAGAACATGCGTCTCCCCTTCGGCGAGAAGACCCACGCCCGGTCGACCACGGAAGTGAAATTCGAGTGCAACCTGGACGCTCTGGCCTCCAACAGTCTCGCCGAGCTGGACGACGCCGGGACCACCGGGATCACCAGCGTTTCCGGCACCGCCGTGAACGGCGCCGGCGGTTCGCACGCCATCACCTTCACCGGCGCCAACGCCACCGCGAGCACCGCCGCGGGGACCGCCGGGCTCGCGCTCACCGGCACGGAGGAATTGGGGGCGCTCGGCGTGACCGACGCGTCCAGTTTCGAGCTGACCATCGACGGGAGCGACTCCTTCCAGATTCTCGGACTCACCACCGATTCGACGGTGAACGACCTGATCGCGGCGATCAATAACTCCGGCGCCGGCGTGACCGCCGAGTTGGATACCGGCGAGGTCCGTCTCACCCGTGTCTATCACGGCATCGGTACGCTCTACAACATCGAGTCCAACACCGCCGTGGCGGGCGACATCGCGAATATCGTATTGGGCGTCGCCGCGGGTTCCACCTTCACGGCGAACAGCGGCACCAACAGCACGCTGGAGGCGACGGACGTCTTCACCCCCACGGACCATGCCGCCATGACCGCGTCGTCCTTGGCCCTGACCTACGACGAGGAGACCGGTCTCGCCACCGGGATCTCCAATCTCGCCGGCGGTGGGGTCACCATCTCCGCCGAGGACGGCTTCGCCGCCGGTACGGCGACGATCGACACGGCCGCCACGGAGCACCTCACCTCCATCCTGGTGTACGACACCCTCGGAATGGAGCACACGCTGAACATGACCTTCACCCGGTCGGCGATGGAGAACACCTGGTACTGGGACGCCTCTTTCGACGGGAACGAAACGGTGTCGGCCGGAAGCACGGGAATGGTGCAGTTCAATTCCGACGGCTCCTATCGGAACATGACGTTCGATGACGACACCGGTTACCTCCGGCTCGAGCCGGGAACCGGCGCCGAAGGCATACAGATCGAGTTCTGGGCCGGCACGGCGAACCGGCTGGACGGCATTACGCAGTTCTCCTCGCCTTTCACGACGAAGGCGAGCGGACAGGACGGGTACGGGATGGGGAACCTGAACACCATCTCGATCGACGCGTCCGGCAAAATCACGGGTCTGTTTACGAACGGGACCCTCCGCGACATGGGCCAGGTGGTGCTGGCGAAGTTCAACAACCCGGATGGTCTGAACCGGGTGGGCGGCAGCCTCTATCAGGTTTCGCCCAACTCCGGCCATATCATAACCGGCGCGGCCGGCACGACCATCGGCGCGTCGATCAACTCCAAGTCGCTGGAGATGTCCAACGTGGATCTCTCGGAAGAGTTCGTGCAGATGATCACCGCGCAGAGGGGCTTCCAGGCCAACTCGCGGGTGATCACCTCGGGCGATGAGATCCTGCAAGAGCTGATCAACATCAAGCGGTAG
- the flhA gene encoding flagellar biosynthesis protein FlhA → MLAVGVIGILGVMIVPMPTFLMDLLLTFNISFSLVVLVNALYVRVPLQLSVFPSLMLVVTLFRLSLNVASTRLILGQAYAGEVISAFGSFVVKDNYVVGFVIFVILVAIQYLVVVRGTERNAEVGARFALDAMPGKQMSIDADLNAGLINEKEAIHRREELSREANFYGAMDGAAKFVRGDAIAGIVITLVNILAGFAVGILQMGMDPGEALRTYTRLTIGDGLISQIPALIISTSAGIVVSRTASDAQLGSEIEQQLFGKSKPLTIVAAALIAIGLIPGIPTVPLLLLSGGFLAIARIGHVRRRRAAEAVPPPPPALQPEEAPEEFLRVDRLEVAIGYGLIPLMDAEGGSDFLDRVKAMRRQLAAEIGLLVPRIRVRDDIRLRPDRYEIRVKGHRVAQGGLHMGYHLAMGDEEALGRLDGVDTREPAFGLKAKWVTGAAKQKAEDLGLTVVAPSVVLATHLTEMIKGNAAEILTRQDAQTLIEEVKKESPAVVKDAIPEIVSLGTVHRVLQNLLRERVPVRDLAGILEVLVDYAPQVKDVDLLTEYVRAGLSRAISDNFVGPDRKLNVVSLDPALEHTVVQAMREGGNSWALPPDQTQTLLKRLETMVKSVLSRQQRAALLCAPQVRLALRRLTEASFPTLPVLSYHEIAPDVDVYSVGVLSTSTEAPRASSRVEEAALAAT, encoded by the coding sequence ATGCTCGCCGTCGGCGTGATCGGCATCCTCGGCGTGATGATCGTGCCGATGCCCACCTTCCTCATGGATCTGTTGCTCACCTTCAACATCAGCTTCTCCCTGGTGGTGCTGGTGAACGCGCTCTACGTGCGGGTGCCGCTGCAGCTCTCCGTCTTCCCGAGCTTGATGCTGGTGGTCACCCTCTTCCGCCTTTCGCTCAACGTCGCCTCCACCCGGCTCATCCTCGGCCAGGCCTACGCCGGCGAGGTGATCTCCGCCTTCGGGTCCTTCGTGGTGAAGGACAACTACGTGGTCGGCTTCGTGATCTTCGTGATCCTCGTGGCGATCCAGTACCTGGTGGTGGTCCGCGGCACCGAGCGGAACGCGGAGGTGGGCGCCCGGTTCGCCTTGGACGCGATGCCGGGGAAGCAGATGAGCATCGACGCCGACCTGAACGCCGGACTGATCAATGAGAAGGAAGCGATCCACCGCCGGGAGGAATTAAGCCGCGAGGCGAATTTTTACGGCGCCATGGACGGCGCGGCCAAGTTCGTCCGAGGCGACGCGATCGCCGGCATCGTGATCACGCTGGTGAACATCCTCGCCGGCTTCGCCGTGGGCATCCTGCAGATGGGGATGGATCCCGGCGAAGCGCTTCGGACCTACACGCGCCTTACGATCGGTGACGGGCTGATCAGCCAGATTCCGGCGCTGATCATCTCCACCTCCGCGGGCATCGTGGTGAGCCGCACCGCCTCGGACGCCCAACTGGGAAGCGAGATCGAGCAACAGCTCTTCGGGAAGAGCAAGCCGCTGACCATCGTCGCGGCGGCGCTGATCGCCATCGGGCTGATCCCCGGGATTCCCACCGTGCCTCTGCTCCTCCTCTCCGGCGGTTTTCTGGCGATCGCCCGGATCGGCCACGTCCGCCGCCGGAGGGCCGCCGAGGCCGTGCCGCCCCCGCCGCCGGCCCTCCAGCCGGAGGAGGCGCCGGAGGAATTTCTGCGCGTCGACCGTTTGGAGGTGGCGATCGGCTACGGTCTGATCCCGCTCATGGACGCCGAGGGGGGAAGCGACTTCCTCGATCGCGTCAAGGCGATGCGGCGTCAGCTCGCCGCCGAGATCGGCCTGCTCGTTCCACGGATCCGCGTGCGGGACGATATCCGGCTCCGGCCGGACCGATACGAGATCCGCGTCAAGGGGCACCGGGTGGCTCAGGGCGGCTTGCACATGGGATACCACCTCGCCATGGGGGACGAGGAGGCGCTCGGACGTCTCGATGGGGTCGATACGCGAGAGCCCGCCTTCGGTCTCAAGGCGAAGTGGGTGACCGGCGCGGCCAAGCAGAAGGCGGAGGACCTGGGTCTCACCGTGGTCGCCCCGAGCGTGGTCTTGGCGACCCACCTCACCGAGATGATCAAGGGGAACGCCGCCGAGATCCTGACGCGCCAGGACGCGCAGACGCTCATCGAGGAGGTGAAGAAGGAGAGCCCGGCCGTGGTGAAGGACGCCATCCCGGAGATCGTCTCTCTCGGCACCGTTCACCGGGTCCTGCAGAATCTCCTCCGAGAGCGTGTGCCGGTCCGGGATCTGGCGGGGATCCTGGAGGTGTTGGTCGACTACGCGCCCCAGGTCAAGGACGTGGATCTCCTGACCGAGTACGTTCGCGCCGGCCTCTCCCGCGCCATCAGCGACAACTTCGTCGGTCCGGACCGAAAGCTGAACGTGGTCTCGCTGGATCCGGCGTTGGAGCACACCGTCGTGCAGGCGATGCGGGAGGGCGGCAACTCCTGGGCGCTTCCCCCCGACCAGACACAGACCCTGCTAAAACGTTTGGAAACAATGGTTAAGAGTGTTCTGTCCCGGCAGCAGCGGGCCGCGCTTCTCTGCGCGCCCCAGGTCCGTCTGGCGCTCCGCCGTCTGACCGAGGCCTCCTTCCCGACGCTGCCGGTGCTCTCCTATCATGAAATCGCGCCGGATGTCGATGTTTATTCAGTAGGGGTGTTGTCCACCTCGACGGAGGCTCCTCGGGCCTCGTCGAGAGTCGAGGAGGCGGCCCTCGCTGCAACCTAA